The following proteins are encoded in a genomic region of Brachypodium distachyon strain Bd21 chromosome 1, Brachypodium_distachyon_v3.0, whole genome shotgun sequence:
- the LOC100845366 gene encoding exosome complex component RRP42 isoform X2, giving the protein MVGLSEGEKHFIRGGIAQDLRADGRTKLQFRPVTVETGVIPQANGSARVRLGATEVIASVKAELGKPTVLHPDKGKVSIYVDCSPTAAPIFEGRGSEDLSAELSVALQRCLLGGKSGAGAAIDLSSLIVLEGKACWDLYIDGLVVSSDGNLLDALAAAIKVALSDTGIPKVNVSLNAETDGEPEVDVSDEEFLQFDTSSVPVIVTLTKGYQGVVQDQLATITRRLLQGECGCGLY; this is encoded by the exons ATGGTGGGGCTCTCGGAGGGGGAGAAGCACTTCATCCGCGGAGGCATCGCGCAGGACCTCCGCGCCGACGGCCGCACCAAGCTGCAGTTCCGGCCCGTCACCGTCGAgaccggggtcatcccccag GCGAACGGCTCGGCGCGCGTCAGACTCGGTGCCACCGAAGTCATTGCTAGCGTCAAG GCTGAGTTGGGGAAACCAACTGTTCTTCATCCTGACAAAGGAAAAGTTTCCATTTATGTTGATTGTAGCCCAACCGCTGCACCTATTTTTGAG GGCAGAGGTTCTGAAGATTTGTCTGCTGAGCTCTCTGTTGCGCTGCAAAGATGTTTACTGGGTGGTAAAAGTGGGGCAG GGGCTGCAATTGATTTATCGTCCCTAATTGTTCTCGAGGGAAAAGCCTGTTGGGATTTGTACATTGATGGACTTGTGGTCAGTTCTGATGGTAATTTGCTTGATGCACTAGCTGCTGCAATAAAG GTTGCTTTGAGTGATACAGGTATACCAAAAGTTAATGTTTCTCTTAATGCTGAAACGGATGGAGAACCTGAGGTTGATGTCAGTGATGAAGAATTTTTGCAATTTGACACTTCTAGTGTGCCTGTTATAGTTACATTGACAAAG GGGTATCAAGGGGTCGTCCAAGACCAGTTGGCAACGATCACGAGAAGACTTCTACAAGGTGAATGTGGATGTGGCCTATATTGA
- the LOC100844852 gene encoding COP9 signalosome complex subunit 7 isoform X3 gives MAMDAERRQAELIEQFSAQAAALSSAPQLAALVLEATSHPALFAFSELLTLPALSKLTGTQYASSLDLLRLFAYGTLKDYKSNSCTLPALLPDQVRKLKQLSVLTLAESTKVLPYDKLMQELDVSNVRELEDFLINECMYSGIVRGKLDQLRRCFEVQFAAGRDLTPGQLNNMIETLSDWLGTSDGLLHQIQEKIKWADATSEVNKKHQKEFEDRVEEAKKSIKLNNVSRQTLTYGGTTTFSLNREE, from the exons ATGGCGATGGACgcggagcggcggcaggcggagcTGATCGAGCAGTTctcggcgcaggcggcggcgctctcgTCGGCCCCGCAGCTGGCGGCGCTCGTGCTCGAGGCCACCTCCCACCCGGCGCTCTTCGCCTTCTCCGAGCTCCTCACCCTCCCCGCCCTCTCAAAG CTAACGGGCACGCAGTACGCCTCTTCGCTGGAcctgctccgcctctttgcctATGGCACTCTCAAGGACTATAAGA GTAATTCTTGCACCCTACCTGCATTGCTACCTGATCAGGTACGGAAGCTGAAGCAACTCAGTGTGCTAACTTTGGCTGAGTCAACCAAG GTGCTACCATATGATAAACTCATGCAAGAGTTGGATGTTTCTAATGTAAGAGAACTTGAAGATTTCCTCATAAACGAGTGCATGTACTCG GGTATTGTCAGGGGCAAATTGGATCAGCTGCGGCGGTGCTTTGAA GTACAATTTGCCGCTGGAAGAGACCTTACACCTGGTCAGCTAAACAACATGATAGAAACCTTGTCCGACTG GTTGGGAACATCAGATGGTCTATTGCACCAAATTCAGGAGAAAATCAAGTGGGCTGATGCAACGAGTGAAGTGAACAAGAAGCACCAGAAAGAATTTGAAGATAGAGTGGAAGAAGCCAAAAAGTCAATCAAG TTGAACAATGTAAGCAGGCAGACATTGACTTACGGGGGCACGACGACTTTCTCTCTGAATCGGGAGGAATAA
- the LOC100844852 gene encoding COP9 signalosome complex subunit 7 isoform X1, with protein sequence MAMDAERRQAELIEQFSAQAAALSSAPQLAALVLEATSHPALFAFSELLTLPALSKLTGTQYASSLDLLRLFAYGTLKDYKSNSCTLPALLPDQVRKLKQLSVLTLAESTKVLPYDKLMQELDVSNVRELEDFLINECMYSGIVRGKLDQLRRCFEVQFAAGRDLTPGQLNNMIETLSDWLGTSDGLLHQIQEKIKWADATSEVNKKHQKEFEDRVEEAKKSIKADIDLRGHDDFLSESGGIMDFEEDRIRPKRRRQPMA encoded by the exons ATGGCGATGGACgcggagcggcggcaggcggagcTGATCGAGCAGTTctcggcgcaggcggcggcgctctcgTCGGCCCCGCAGCTGGCGGCGCTCGTGCTCGAGGCCACCTCCCACCCGGCGCTCTTCGCCTTCTCCGAGCTCCTCACCCTCCCCGCCCTCTCAAAG CTAACGGGCACGCAGTACGCCTCTTCGCTGGAcctgctccgcctctttgcctATGGCACTCTCAAGGACTATAAGA GTAATTCTTGCACCCTACCTGCATTGCTACCTGATCAGGTACGGAAGCTGAAGCAACTCAGTGTGCTAACTTTGGCTGAGTCAACCAAG GTGCTACCATATGATAAACTCATGCAAGAGTTGGATGTTTCTAATGTAAGAGAACTTGAAGATTTCCTCATAAACGAGTGCATGTACTCG GGTATTGTCAGGGGCAAATTGGATCAGCTGCGGCGGTGCTTTGAA GTACAATTTGCCGCTGGAAGAGACCTTACACCTGGTCAGCTAAACAACATGATAGAAACCTTGTCCGACTG GTTGGGAACATCAGATGGTCTATTGCACCAAATTCAGGAGAAAATCAAGTGGGCTGATGCAACGAGTGAAGTGAACAAGAAGCACCAGAAAGAATTTGAAGATAGAGTGGAAGAAGCCAAAAAGTCAATCAAG GCAGACATTGACTTACGGGGGCACGACGACTTTCTCTCTGAATCGGGAGGAATAATGGATTTTGAAGAGGACCGCATCCGACCAAAAAG GAGGCGACAACCAATGGCATAG
- the LOC100845366 gene encoding exosome complex component RRP42 isoform X1, with protein MVGLSEGEKHFIRGGIAQDLRADGRTKLQFRPVTVETGVIPQANGSARVRLGATEVIASVKAELGKPTVLHPDKGKVSIYVDCSPTAAPIFEGRGSEDLSAELSVALQRCLLGGKSGAGAAIDLSSLIVLEGKACWDLYIDGLVVSSDGNLLDALAAAIKVALSDTGIPKVNVSLNAETDGEPEVDVSDEEFLQFDTSSVPVIVTLTKVGKHYIVDATSEEESQMSSAVSVSVNRRGQICGLTKRGGAGLDPTVIFDMISVAKHVSQRFISLLDSEIAAAEAVMDE; from the exons ATGGTGGGGCTCTCGGAGGGGGAGAAGCACTTCATCCGCGGAGGCATCGCGCAGGACCTCCGCGCCGACGGCCGCACCAAGCTGCAGTTCCGGCCCGTCACCGTCGAgaccggggtcatcccccag GCGAACGGCTCGGCGCGCGTCAGACTCGGTGCCACCGAAGTCATTGCTAGCGTCAAG GCTGAGTTGGGGAAACCAACTGTTCTTCATCCTGACAAAGGAAAAGTTTCCATTTATGTTGATTGTAGCCCAACCGCTGCACCTATTTTTGAG GGCAGAGGTTCTGAAGATTTGTCTGCTGAGCTCTCTGTTGCGCTGCAAAGATGTTTACTGGGTGGTAAAAGTGGGGCAG GGGCTGCAATTGATTTATCGTCCCTAATTGTTCTCGAGGGAAAAGCCTGTTGGGATTTGTACATTGATGGACTTGTGGTCAGTTCTGATGGTAATTTGCTTGATGCACTAGCTGCTGCAATAAAG GTTGCTTTGAGTGATACAGGTATACCAAAAGTTAATGTTTCTCTTAATGCTGAAACGGATGGAGAACCTGAGGTTGATGTCAGTGATGAAGAATTTTTGCAATTTGACACTTCTAGTGTGCCTGTTATAGTTACATTGACAAAG GTAGGTAAGCACTACATTGTTGATGCCACTTCTGAGGAGGAATCCCAGATGAGCTCTGCGGTTTCGGTTTCAGTCAACAGGCGTGGCCAGATATGCGGGCTGACCAAGAGGGGAGGTGCAGGGTTGGATCCAACCGTCATTTTCGACATGATATCTGTGGCGAAGCATGTAAGCCAGCGGTTTATATCTCTCTTGGACTCGGAGATTGCAGCTGCTGAAGCGGTAATGGACgagtga
- the LOC100826187 gene encoding uncharacterized protein LOC100826187 yields the protein MASTQEVAFNVNLVKNSTAEEDGGGWAPVGSRTTVLSVHNDGLLVAGRADDEDGMRQAIPDGALKPRVTYRVTGWISLQGTAGSGAAEVRVSLRVEGGGSDDEACSWVECAEVAAGGWTEINGTFRLKTEPRAASVYVHGAPAGVDVMVKDLRVFATDRQSRFRELQDKTDKARKRDVVLKLGGAAGEAASIRVVQLDNAFPFGSCINGTVVQNGAFVDFFSNHFSWAVFENELKWYHTEPQQGQVSYADADALLGFCERHGKRVRGHCVFWAVESNVQQWVKDLGRDDLQPAVKARLEGLVSRYAGRFGHYDVNNEMLHGRFFRDRLGEGAPAIMFREAARIDPGAQLFVNDYNVECGDDPNATPDKYMELISELQRGGATVGGIGLQGHVTRPVGEVVSGALDRLAATGIPIWFTELDVSEPDVGLRAADLEVMLREAFAHPAVHGVVLWGFMQGQMWRQDAYLVDADGTVNEAGQMFLNLQREWKTDVRGNVDGDGSFAFRGFHGSYVAQIVSEAGEVQLKAFTVEKGDTTLVLDLDA from the exons ATGGCAAGCACTCAG GAGGTGGCCTTCAACGTGAACCTGGTGAAGAACAGcacggcggaggaagacggcggcggctgggccCCCGTGGGCTCGCGCACGACGGTATTGTCCGTGCACAATGACGGGCTGCTGGTGGCGGGGCGCGCGGACGACGAGGACGGCATGCGGCAGGCGATCCCGGACGGCGCGCTGAAGCCGAGGGTCACTTACCGCGTCACCGGGTGGATCAGTCTGCAGGGGACCGCCGGCTCCGGTGCCGCGGAGGTGCGCGTCAGCCTTCGCGtggaaggcggcggcagcgacgatGAGGCGTGCAGCTGGGTCGAGTGCGCCGAGGTGGCGGCAGGCGGGTGGACGGAGATCAACGGCACGTTCCGGCTCAAAACGGAGCCCCGCGCCGCGTCTGTCTACGTCCACGGCGCGCCGGCCGGCGTCGACGTCATGGTCAAGGATCTCCGCGTCTTCGCCACGGACCGGCAGTCCCGGTTCAGGGAACTACAGGACAAGACTGACAAg GCGCGCAAGCGGGACGTGGTTCTGAAGctgggcggcgcggccggaGAGGCGGCCAGCATCCGGGTGGTGCAGCTGGACAACGCCTTCCCGTTCGGCTCCTGCATCAACGGCACGGTTGTCCAGAACGGTGCCTTCGTGGACTTCTTCAGCAACCACTTCTCCTGGGCCGTGTTCGAGAACGAGCTCAAGTGGTACCACACGGAGCCGCAGCAAGGGCAGGTGAGctacgccgacgccgacgcgctCCTGGGCTTCTGCGAGCGCCACGGCAAGCGCGTGCGCGGCCACTGCGTGTTCTGGGCCGTGGAGAGCAACGTGCAGCAGTGGGTCAAGGACCTGGGCCGGGACGACCTCCAGCCCGCCGTCAAGGCCCGCCTCGAGGGCCTCGTGTCCCGCTACGCGGGCCGCTTCGGCCACTACGACGTCAACAACGAGATGCTCCACGGGCGCTTCTTCCGGGACCGGCTGGGCGAGGGCGCCCCCGCCATCATGTTCCGCGAGGCGGCCCGGATCGACCCCGGCGCGCAGCTCTTCGTGAACGACTACAACGTGGAGTGCGGCGACGACCCCAACGCGACTCCCGACAAGTACATGGAGCTGATCTCGGAGCTCCAGCGTGGCGGGGCCACGGTCGGGGGGATCGGGCTCcagggccacgtcacccgccccgtgggcgaggtcgtctCCGGCGCGCTGGACAGGCTGGCGGCCACGGGGATCCCGATCTGGTTCACGGAGCTGGACGTGAGCGAGCCCGACGTGGGCCTCCGGGCCGCGGACCTGGAGGTGATGCTCCGGGAGGCGTTCGCGCACCCGGCCGTGCACGGCGTCGTGCTCTGGGGGTTCATGCAGGGCCAGATGTGGCGCCAGGACGCCTACCTGGTGGACGCCGACGGCACCGTCAACGAGGCCGGCCAGATGTTTCTCAACCTCCAGAGGGAGTGGAAGACGGACGTGCGCGGGAACGTGGACGGCGACGGGAGTTTCGCGTTCAGGGGATTCCACGGCTCGTACGTCGCGCAGATCGTGAGCGAGGCCGGGGAGGTGCAGCTCAAGGCCTTCACCGTGGAGAAAGGGGACACCACTCTCGTCCTGGATCTGGATGCCTGA
- the LOC100844852 gene encoding COP9 signalosome complex subunit 7 isoform X2 gives MAMDAERRQAELIEQFSAQAAALSSAPQLAALVLEATSHPALFAFSELLTLPALSKLTGTQYASSLDLLRLFAYGTLKDYKSNSCTLPALLPDQVRKLKQLSVLTLAESTKVLPYDKLMQELDVSNVRELEDFLINECMYSGIVRGKLDQLRRCFEVQFAAGRDLTPGQLNNMIETLSDWLGTSDGLLHQIQEKIKWADATSEVNKKHQKEFEDRVEEAKKSIKKLNNVSRQTLTYGGTTTFSLNREE, from the exons ATGGCGATGGACgcggagcggcggcaggcggagcTGATCGAGCAGTTctcggcgcaggcggcggcgctctcgTCGGCCCCGCAGCTGGCGGCGCTCGTGCTCGAGGCCACCTCCCACCCGGCGCTCTTCGCCTTCTCCGAGCTCCTCACCCTCCCCGCCCTCTCAAAG CTAACGGGCACGCAGTACGCCTCTTCGCTGGAcctgctccgcctctttgcctATGGCACTCTCAAGGACTATAAGA GTAATTCTTGCACCCTACCTGCATTGCTACCTGATCAGGTACGGAAGCTGAAGCAACTCAGTGTGCTAACTTTGGCTGAGTCAACCAAG GTGCTACCATATGATAAACTCATGCAAGAGTTGGATGTTTCTAATGTAAGAGAACTTGAAGATTTCCTCATAAACGAGTGCATGTACTCG GGTATTGTCAGGGGCAAATTGGATCAGCTGCGGCGGTGCTTTGAA GTACAATTTGCCGCTGGAAGAGACCTTACACCTGGTCAGCTAAACAACATGATAGAAACCTTGTCCGACTG GTTGGGAACATCAGATGGTCTATTGCACCAAATTCAGGAGAAAATCAAGTGGGCTGATGCAACGAGTGAAGTGAACAAGAAGCACCAGAAAGAATTTGAAGATAGAGTGGAAGAAGCCAAAAAGTCAATCAAG AAGTTGAACAATGTAAGCAGGCAGACATTGACTTACGGGGGCACGACGACTTTCTCTCTGAATCGGGAGGAATAA
- the LOC100825873 gene encoding protein VASCULAR ASSOCIATED DEATH 1, chloroplastic, which produces MASPTAAASPSRALAANTTAPSPASPPRRLASAPPGVDASAVSSPASAYSGDLSACDPSSPLLASRSEEYRLMFRLPPDEVLVQDFNCALQENILLQGHMYLFLHHICFYSNIFGYETKKTIPLQDVTDIRKAKTAAIFPNAVEIVAGTKRHFFGSFLARDEAYRIIVDAWEHHVSDTRLLLERQDAKSASSSDENGYVLLEEGKESKQDDDSSPLDRPANHTAAVGGSTDYVDSDINISKRFSKVPEDRTEETVASLDPFSSEPFDDDAPNVPESYTLITESKFQVPVEVLFDVLFSDGAFGFLDDLHKKCGDKEFRCSKWRLDEQGLARDVSFLHPIKIYLGAKFGTCQEVQKLRLYKNRHIVIRTSQEIGDAPYGDHFIVEGIWDVEQDSLDGNSCYLRVYINVAFSKKTIFRGKIEQSTKDECREVFSLWIKLGHDYLKQDNSSRLKDAEASTATNADVQSGATLISENPSENTVAYMASAPYESGLSTLVPPIHHHQQSIGKGSLASASQELWGSLVSYMRSGQSGPVLAVMLVAIIILMQVIVIVLLTRSPKVLMVSHEASGSSFGSYSKESLEWLQKRVSLLGEEMQMAEAHMEKMRHEFAWLKSHLERLEKLRSRS; this is translated from the exons ATGGcgtccccgaccgccgccgcctccccgagccgcgccctcgccgccaACACCACCGCGccctcgccggcctccccgccgcgccgcctcgcgtcggcgccgcccgGCGTGGACGCGTCCGCGGTCTCGTCCCCGGCATCCGCCTACTCCGGAGACCTCTCCGCGTGCGATCCCTCG AGCCCGTTGCTCGCGAGCAGGAGCGAGGAGTACAGGCTAATGTTCCGGCTCCCTCCCGACGAG GTTCTTGTGCAAGATTTTAATTGCGCACTCCAAGAAAATATTCTTCTTCAG GGCCatatgtatttatttctacACCATATATGCTTCTACTCCAACATTTTTGGATACGAGACAAAG AAAACTATACCTTTGCAGGATGTGACTGATATTCGCAAAGCAAAAACAGCTGCTATTTTTCCTAATGCCGTAGAAATTGTTGCTGGCACAAAGAGG CATTTTTTTGGATCTTTCTTGGCACGTGATGAAGCATATCGTATTATAGTAGATGCTTGGGAACATCATGTCAGTGATACTAGATTGCTCCTTGAACGTCAG GATGCAAAGTCAGCAAGCAGCAGTGATGAAAATGGTTATGTTTTGttggaagaaggaaaagaatcTAAACAAGATGATGATTCATCGCCATTGGACAG GCCTGCCAATCATACAGCTGCAGTGGGTGGTAGTACTGATTATGTTGATTCAGACATCAATATTTCTAAAAGGTTTTCAAAAGTGCCAGAGGATCGAACTGAAGAGACTGTTGCTTCACTTGACCCATTTAGCTCGGAGCCATTTGATGACGATGCTCCTAATG TACCTGAGTCCTATACTTTGATCACGGAGTCTAAGTTTCAG GTGCCTGTGGAAGTTCTCTTTGATGTCTTATTCTCTGATGGTGCCTTTGGGTTTTTGGATGATCTCCATAAAAAGTGTGGTGACAAAG AATTCCGTTGTTCCAAATGGCGTTTGGATGAGCAAGGACTTGCAAGGGATGTCTCATTTTTGCACCCAATTAAAATTTATCTTG GTGCAAAATTTGGCACTTGTCAGGAGGTTCAGAAACTTCGTCTGTACAAAAACAG GCATATTGTGATTCGGACATCTCAGGAAATCGGTGATGCACCATATGGGGACCATTTCATTGTTGAG GGCATCTGGGATGTTGAACAAGATAGCCTAGATGGAAACAGTTGCTACCTCAGGGTATATATTAATGTCGCGTTCTCGAAGAAGACCATATTTAGAG GGAAAATAGAGCAATCAACAAAGGATGAATGTCGTGAAGTTTTTAGTCTCTGGATCAAGCTT GGTCATGATTATTTGAAGCAGGATAATAGCTCTCGGTTGAAAG ACGCAGAAGCGTCCACCGCAACTAATGCCGATGTTCAATCAGGGGCTACTCTGATTAGTGAAAATCCTTCGGAAAATACAGTCGCATATATGGCTTCTGCACCATATGAATCTGGTTTGAGTACCCTCGTTCCTCCtattcatcatcatcaacagaGCATAGGAAAAGGCTCTTTAGCATCCGCTTCACAAGAATTGTGGGGTTCACTAGTCTCATATATGAGATCCGGTCAATCTGGTCCAGTGTTAGCAGTGATGCTTGTGGCCATCATTATCTTAATGCAG GTAATAGTCATTGTGCTACTCACTAGATCCCCCAAGGTCCTGATGGTTAGTCATGAGGCCTCTGGAAGCAGCTTTGGTTCTTATAGCAAGGAGAGCTTAGAGTGGCTGCAGAAGCGAGTGAGCTTACTAGGTGAGGAGATGCAGATGGCGGAGGCGCACATGGAGAAGATGCGGCATGAGTTTGCCTGGCTCAAGTCTCACCTTGAAAGACTGGAGAAGCTGAGGAGCCGCTCATGA
- the LOC100826500 gene encoding 7-deoxyloganetic acid glucosyltransferase, which yields MSPPAHVLVFPWPLQGHINSMLHFAAALVGAGLHVTFVHTEHNLRRVDPAAASPRLRFTSVPDGLPDDHPRSVGDLKDVAKSLMTTGPAVYRALLASLLPASTHADADADGRGFPPVSCVVADGLLPFAIDIAEELGVPALAFRTASACSVLAYFSMARLMELGEVPFPVGADLDEPVRGVPGMEDFLRRRDLPSSCRRHADTHEVDPLLQLLVKFTLHSCKARALIFNTAASLEGAAVAHIAPHMRDVFAIGPLHAMSVAAPAPAASLWREDDGCVAWLDGHADRSVVYVSLGSLAVISLEQFTEFLSGLVNAGYAFLWVLRPGMVGASQSAVLQEAVEAAGLGKARVVDWAPQRDVLRHRAVGCFLTNTGWNSTLEAVVEAVPMVCWPFFADQQINSRFVGAVWGTGLDMKDVCERAVMEGMVREAMESGGLRMSAQALAQEVRRDIAQGGSSALEFERLVGFIKELTAKCSIANK from the coding sequence atgtcgccgccggcgcacgTGCTGGTGTTCCCATGGCCGCTCCAGGGCCACATCAACTCCATGCTCCATTTCGCCGCGgccctcgtcggcgccggcctccACGTCACCTTCGTGCACACGGAGCACAACCTCCGCCGCGttgaccccgccgccgcttcgcCACGCCTCCGCTTCACGTCCGTGCCGGACGGCCTCCCGGACGACCACCCGCGCTCCGTgggcgacctcaaggacgttGCCAAGTCCCTGATGACGACGGGTCCTGCCGTGTACCGTGCTCTCCTCGCTTCGCTGCTGCCCGCATCGAcccatgccgatgccgatgccgatggtcGCGGGTTCCCGCCGGTGTCGTGCGTCGTGGCGGACGGGCTACTGCCGTTCGCCATCGACATAGCTGAGGAGCTCGGCGTGCCCGCGCTTGCCTTCCGCACGGCCAGCGCGTGCAGCGTGTTGGCTTACTTCTCCATGGCCAGACTCATGGAGCTCGGCGAGGTCCCGTTCCCCGTAGGCGCCGACCTCGATGAGCCGGTCCGTGGCGTCCCGGGGATGGAGGATTTCCTTCGGCGGCGAGATCTCCCAAGCTCCTGCCGTCGTCACGCCGATACCCACGAGGTCGATCCCCTGCTTCAGTTACTCGTCAAGTTCACCCTTCACAGCTGCAAGGCTCGGGCGCTGATATTCAACACGGCCGCGTCGCTGGAGGGGGCAGCGGTTGCTCACATCGCGCCGCACATGCGTGACGTCTTCGCCATAGGCCCTCTCCACGCCATGTCGgtggccgcgccggcgccggcggcaagcTTGTGGCGCGAGGACGACGGCTGTGTCGCGTGGCTCGACGGGCACGCCGACCGGTCCGTCGTTTACGTCAGCCTGGGCAGCCTCGCCGTGATTTCGCTGGAGCAGTTCACCGAGTTCCTCTCCGGGCTCGTCAACGCCGGCTACGCGTTCCTGTGGGTGCTCCGGCCCGGCATGGTCGGGGCGAGCCAGAGCGCCGTCCTCCAGGAAgccgtggaggcggcggggctcgGCAAGGCGCGCGTCGTGGACTGGGCGCCACAGCGAGACGTGCTGAGGCACCGCGCCGTGGGCTGCTTCCTGACCAACACCGGGTGGAACTCGACGCTGGAGGCCGTCGTCGAGGCCGTGCCGATGGTGTGCTGGCCGTTCTTCGCCGACCAGCAGATCAACAGCAGGTTCGTGGGCGCCGTGTGGGGGACAGGGCTGGACATGAAGGACGTGTGCGAGAGGGCCGTCATGGAGGGGATGGTGAGGGAGGCCATGGAGTCCGGCGGGTTAAGGATGTCGGCGCAAGCTCTGGCGCAGGAGGTGAGGCGGGACATCGCTCAAGGGGGGTCGTCGGCTCTGGAGTTCGAGAGGCTCGTCGGCTTCATCAAGGAGCTCACCGCGAAGTGTTCAATCGCAAATAAGTAA